The Cystobacter fuscus DSM 2262 genome window below encodes:
- a CDS encoding alkaline phosphatase PhoX, producing MTLNRRNFLQLSAVGGTALALGPAFWRQAYAAPARPGTSPYGALSGSADANGVRLPAGFSSRIIARSGAKVANTGYTWHGAPDGGACFPVSGGGWIYTSNSEKTLGTGGVSAIRFDGGGAITGAYRILSNTTSNCAGGRTPWGTWLSCEEYSGGRVWECDPTKASQGVVRPALGTFSHEAVAVDSDDYRLYLTEDSTSGRFYRFTPSAYPSLDAGTLEAARVSGDPLTGATVTWEPVSASKPASQQSNASRTTVFNGGEGCWYDRGTVYFTTKGDNRVWAYTPASSRLEIIYDDNLYPNSPLTGVDNVTVSSSGDIFVAEDGGDLQICIITPERIVAPLLQLVGHNSSEITGPAFSPDGKRLYFSSQRGTSGTNGGGITFEVTGPFRT from the coding sequence ATGACACTCAATCGTCGCAACTTCCTGCAGCTCTCCGCCGTCGGCGGAACGGCGCTCGCCCTGGGTCCGGCCTTCTGGCGCCAGGCCTATGCCGCCCCCGCCAGGCCCGGCACCAGTCCCTACGGCGCCCTGTCCGGTTCCGCCGATGCCAATGGCGTGCGGCTGCCCGCGGGCTTCTCCTCGCGCATCATCGCGCGCTCCGGCGCCAAGGTGGCCAACACCGGCTACACCTGGCACGGGGCGCCGGACGGTGGCGCCTGCTTCCCCGTGTCGGGCGGCGGGTGGATCTACACCTCCAACTCCGAGAAGACCCTGGGCACCGGCGGCGTCTCGGCCATCCGCTTCGATGGGGGCGGCGCCATCACCGGCGCCTACCGCATCCTCTCCAACACCACCTCCAACTGCGCCGGTGGCCGCACCCCCTGGGGCACCTGGCTGTCGTGCGAGGAGTACTCCGGCGGCCGCGTCTGGGAGTGCGATCCCACGAAGGCCTCGCAGGGCGTGGTGCGCCCCGCGCTCGGCACCTTCTCCCACGAGGCCGTCGCGGTGGACTCGGATGACTACCGGCTCTACCTCACCGAGGACAGCACCAGCGGCCGCTTCTACCGCTTCACCCCGTCCGCCTATCCCTCGCTCGATGCGGGCACGCTCGAGGCCGCTCGGGTCTCCGGGGATCCGCTGACCGGCGCCACCGTGACGTGGGAGCCCGTGTCCGCCAGCAAGCCCGCCTCGCAGCAGTCCAACGCCTCGCGCACCACCGTCTTCAACGGTGGCGAGGGCTGCTGGTACGACCGCGGCACCGTCTACTTCACCACCAAGGGCGACAACCGCGTCTGGGCCTACACCCCGGCCTCCTCGCGCCTGGAGATCATCTACGACGACAACCTCTATCCGAACTCGCCCCTCACCGGCGTGGACAACGTCACCGTGTCCTCCTCGGGCGACATCTTCGTGGCCGAGGACGGGGGGGACTTGCAGATCTGCATCATCACCCCGGAGCGCATCGTGGCGCCGCTGCTCCAGCTCGTGGGCCACAACAGCTCGGAGATCACCGGCCCCGCGTTCAGCCCGGACGGCAAGCGGCTGTATTTCAGCTCCCAGCGCGGCACCTCCGGCACCAACGGCGGCGGCATCACCTTCGAGGTGACCGGACCGTTCCGCACGTAG
- a CDS encoding OPT family oligopeptide transporter — MTSPVSPSPQQLRLQPEPPPPSERDSTPVDPERHWLENVYQGGVRQLTVRAVIAGMLIGAVMCLSNLYVILKTGWSLGVTLTACILAFATFGALRGVGLLKQDFTTLENNAMGSVASAAGYMTGGGNMAAVPALLMLTGALPPTGWLVAWFAVISALGVFAAIPIKRQLINIEQLPFPTGTATAQTLQALHGHDERSRGKARSLGLAGLIGAVIAFWRDAKASWLVWNLPAKLSLPFTIGGRPAGAWTLSLDLSLLLIGAGALVSFKTGWSMLLGALLTYGVLAPEMVSRGVIPEVTYKAINGWALWTGASVLVSSGLLSFAFQWRSVAKSFKALAGLFGRKQNAEADPLADIECPPAWFPLGFLVLGPVVVALMAYLFQVPWWAGVVALPLSVVMGVIASRVTGETDTTPTKALGPVTQLLYGALLPGNLTANVMSANATGGVGLHSADLLTDLKSGWLLGANPRQQFIAQLFGVVAGAAVVVPAFNLLVPDASVLGTEEFPAPSSLVWAGVSKMLMSGVHALPVSARIGAVCGLCLGVALVLLERWAPKKARPFIPSASGLGLSIVIPGASSISFFIGAAIAEVLRRKKAKLADALVLPVSSGFIAGESLMGIAVAMLKAFGVMPK; from the coding sequence ATGACTTCTCCCGTCTCGCCCTCGCCCCAGCAGCTCCGCCTCCAGCCCGAGCCCCCACCTCCATCGGAGCGGGACTCCACTCCCGTGGATCCCGAGCGACACTGGCTCGAGAATGTCTACCAGGGGGGCGTGCGTCAGCTCACCGTGCGAGCCGTCATCGCGGGGATGCTGATTGGCGCGGTGATGTGCCTGTCCAACCTCTACGTCATCCTCAAGACGGGCTGGAGCCTGGGCGTCACGCTCACCGCGTGCATCCTCGCCTTCGCGACGTTTGGCGCGCTGCGGGGCGTGGGGCTGCTCAAGCAGGACTTCACCACGCTGGAGAACAACGCCATGGGCTCGGTGGCGTCGGCGGCGGGGTACATGACGGGCGGCGGCAACATGGCGGCCGTGCCCGCGCTGTTGATGCTCACCGGCGCGCTGCCGCCCACGGGGTGGTTGGTGGCGTGGTTCGCCGTCATCTCCGCGCTGGGCGTCTTCGCCGCCATCCCCATCAAGCGCCAGCTCATCAACATCGAGCAGCTTCCCTTTCCCACCGGCACCGCCACCGCCCAGACGCTCCAGGCGCTGCACGGGCATGACGAGCGCTCGCGGGGCAAGGCGCGCTCGCTGGGCCTCGCGGGCCTCATCGGCGCCGTCATCGCCTTCTGGCGCGACGCCAAGGCCTCGTGGCTCGTGTGGAACCTGCCCGCCAAGCTCAGCCTGCCCTTCACCATTGGTGGCAGGCCCGCGGGGGCGTGGACGCTGTCGCTCGACCTGAGCCTGCTGCTCATCGGCGCGGGCGCGCTGGTGAGCTTCAAGACGGGCTGGTCCATGCTGCTCGGGGCGCTGCTCACCTACGGCGTCCTCGCGCCGGAGATGGTCAGCCGCGGCGTCATCCCCGAGGTGACCTACAAGGCCATCAACGGCTGGGCGCTGTGGACGGGGGCCTCGGTGCTCGTGTCCTCGGGCCTGCTGTCCTTCGCCTTCCAGTGGCGCAGCGTGGCCAAGTCCTTCAAGGCGCTCGCGGGCCTGTTCGGCCGCAAGCAGAACGCGGAGGCGGATCCCCTCGCCGACATCGAGTGTCCTCCCGCGTGGTTCCCCCTGGGTTTCCTGGTGCTCGGTCCGGTGGTGGTGGCGCTGATGGCCTACCTCTTCCAGGTTCCCTGGTGGGCGGGCGTGGTGGCGCTGCCGCTGTCGGTGGTGATGGGCGTCATCGCCTCGCGCGTCACGGGCGAGACGGACACCACGCCCACCAAGGCGCTCGGGCCGGTGACCCAGCTGCTCTATGGCGCCCTGTTGCCTGGCAACCTCACCGCCAACGTGATGAGCGCCAACGCCACGGGCGGCGTGGGGCTGCACTCGGCGGACCTGCTCACGGACCTCAAGTCGGGTTGGCTGCTCGGCGCCAACCCGCGTCAGCAGTTCATCGCGCAGCTCTTCGGGGTGGTGGCGGGGGCGGCGGTGGTGGTGCCCGCGTTCAACCTGCTCGTGCCGGACGCGTCCGTGCTCGGCACCGAGGAGTTCCCCGCGCCCTCGTCCCTGGTGTGGGCGGGCGTGTCGAAGATGCTCATGAGCGGGGTGCATGCGCTGCCGGTGTCCGCGCGCATCGGGGCCGTGTGTGGGCTGTGCCTGGGCGTGGCGCTGGTGCTGCTGGAGCGCTGGGCGCCGAAGAAGGCCAGACCCTTCATCCCCTCGGCGTCGGGGCTGGGGCTGTCCATCGTCATCCCCGGGGCCAGCTCCATCAGCTTCTTCATCGGCGCGGCCATCGCCGAGGTGCTGCGCCGCAAGAAGGCGAAGCTGGCCGATGCCCTGGTGCTCCCGGTGAGCTCGGGCTTCATCGCTGGCGAGAGTCTCATGGGCATCGCCGTGGCGATGCTCAAGGCCTTCGGTGTGATGCCCAAGTAG
- a CDS encoding FKBP-type peptidyl-prolyl cis-trans isomerase, which yields MKVSKDCVVSLEYRLHLGDGKVVDESEPGQPLAYMHGRGQIVPGLEGQLEGLSAGDAKKVVVVPAQGYGEHDPRGLQEVPRSMFPPDAPLQAGLSISAQTAEGDVIPITVREVKGDSVVVDLNHPLAGKTLHFDVTVREVRPATTEELEHGHAHGPGGAH from the coding sequence ATGAAGGTGTCCAAGGACTGCGTGGTCTCGTTGGAGTACCGGTTGCACCTCGGCGATGGCAAGGTCGTCGATGAGAGCGAGCCCGGCCAACCCCTGGCCTATATGCACGGACGGGGGCAGATCGTCCCGGGTCTGGAAGGGCAACTGGAGGGACTGTCCGCCGGCGACGCGAAGAAGGTCGTCGTGGTGCCCGCCCAGGGCTATGGCGAGCATGATCCGCGCGGACTCCAGGAAGTGCCGCGCAGCATGTTCCCCCCGGATGCGCCGCTCCAGGCGGGCCTGAGCATCTCCGCCCAGACGGCCGAGGGCGACGTCATCCCCATCACCGTGCGCGAGGTGAAGGGGGACTCGGTGGTGGTGGACCTCAACCACCCGCTGGCGGGCAAGACGCTGCACTTCGACGTGACGGTGCGCGAGGTGCGTCCGGCCACCACCGAGGAGCTCGAGCACGGCCACGCCCACGGGCCCGGCGGCGCGCACTGA